Proteins found in one Nocardia brasiliensis ATCC 700358 genomic segment:
- a CDS encoding SUKH-4 family immunity protein has protein sequence MTTTRAMSNLRRLNDEMMEISLSNISNGSEVGQLTAASIRALWNGRLELVSSQSLAELDESTVDALCTMGLPIDISFAEGNYSKCTGGEMLAPILVADRQFLVFMHHSAGWVFGIEKSTHEIWAISDSMVRPELIFVNSDIVRFIAFSGCIDQTVRKSRDIFQTLPGQGLYSQMSRLIALKPLIVILEEAQQTLALWDPPALASDSWWPPEFEQWTLGIPGHGALIISID, from the coding sequence GTGACGACTACCCGCGCGATGAGCAATCTACGGCGACTGAATGATGAAATGATGGAGATATCCTTGTCGAACATTTCAAATGGTAGTGAAGTCGGTCAATTGACTGCTGCATCAATACGTGCATTATGGAACGGGCGACTGGAGCTTGTTTCTTCGCAATCGCTGGCAGAATTGGATGAGTCGACAGTCGACGCATTGTGTACAATGGGCCTGCCCATCGATATTTCGTTCGCGGAAGGAAATTACTCGAAATGCACGGGCGGGGAGATGCTGGCTCCGATCTTGGTTGCAGACCGCCAGTTTCTTGTATTCATGCATCATAGTGCCGGTTGGGTCTTTGGGATAGAAAAATCGACCCATGAGATCTGGGCGATATCAGACAGTATGGTACGGCCAGAACTGATATTCGTGAATAGTGACATCGTTCGATTCATCGCCTTCTCTGGATGTATCGACCAGACTGTGAGGAAATCGCGCGACATTTTCCAAACCCTCCCAGGGCAAGGTCTGTATAGTCAAATGAGCCGGTTGATCGCGCTCAAGCCTCTCATCGTAATACTGGAGGAAGCTCAACAAACACTGGCTTTATGGGACCCCCCAGCACTCGCTAGCGACTCGTGGTGGCCGCCGGAGTTCGAGCAATGGACGCTCGGCATCCCCGGGCATGGTGCTCTCATCATCTCGATAGATTAG
- a CDS encoding TetR/AcrR family transcriptional regulator → MKTTKQVLIAARHLFYWQGARTTSVCEITAGAGMSPAGMYGLFGSKDELLLAYVDDVCMRYQEWFSDVTSNEIGSPRERIIALFEAISKQIRTHEGRGCPLILLLSEFPDRSSPVYQRAVGCKRWFRDQVGQLTGELSECAPSSASELLADQLVLVIEGMYTGAQVYGPEGPPKQAGAVLDALLAQYSTS, encoded by the coding sequence ATGAAAACAACCAAGCAAGTGTTGATAGCGGCCAGACATCTCTTCTACTGGCAAGGTGCTCGAACTACTTCGGTATGCGAGATCACAGCTGGTGCGGGAATGTCTCCCGCAGGCATGTATGGCCTTTTTGGCTCAAAGGATGAGTTGCTGTTGGCGTATGTAGATGATGTTTGCATGCGGTATCAAGAATGGTTCTCGGACGTCACATCAAATGAAATCGGTAGCCCGCGGGAGCGGATAATCGCACTGTTCGAGGCCATTTCGAAGCAAATACGTACACACGAAGGCCGAGGTTGTCCTTTGATCCTGCTGTTATCGGAATTTCCCGATCGTAGCTCGCCGGTATATCAGCGGGCAGTAGGGTGCAAACGGTGGTTTCGCGACCAGGTTGGTCAGCTTACGGGCGAGCTGAGTGAGTGCGCCCCATCGTCCGCGTCGGAGTTGCTCGCGGATCAACTTGTATTGGTGATCGAAGGTATGTATACGGGCGCTCAGGTCTATGGCCCAGAAGGGCCACCGAAACAGGCGGGAGCGGTACTCGACGCGCTGCTCGCCCAGTATTCGACGAGCTAA
- a CDS encoding transglycosylase family protein produces the protein MSGRHRKKISDHRALARIAIIGSVLGSGGAAFAGNAVAATQQDWNDLAECESGGNWATNTGNGYYGGLQIAPGTWAAYGGHQYGASADKATPEQQIEVAERILAAQTWGAWPACSASLGLQSKVGEQDGPQDWPSEQEGSKVPSMTDSENSTQPDDAHAIVDRIHRTLAEAQSLGITVPQPVLEALNAITLT, from the coding sequence ATGAGCGGGCGACACCGCAAGAAAATCTCGGACCACCGCGCCCTCGCGAGGATCGCAATCATAGGCTCGGTACTTGGCAGTGGCGGTGCTGCGTTCGCCGGTAACGCGGTAGCCGCGACTCAGCAGGACTGGAATGACCTCGCCGAATGCGAATCGGGCGGCAATTGGGCAACAAATACAGGCAATGGCTACTATGGCGGCCTGCAGATAGCGCCCGGCACTTGGGCTGCCTACGGTGGTCACCAGTACGGCGCGAGCGCTGACAAAGCCACCCCTGAGCAGCAGATCGAGGTAGCGGAGCGGATACTTGCGGCGCAGACCTGGGGTGCTTGGCCAGCTTGTTCGGCATCTTTGGGGTTGCAGAGCAAGGTGGGCGAGCAGGATGGCCCGCAAGATTGGCCTTCGGAGCAGGAAGGGAGCAAGGTCCCCTCGATGACTGATTCCGAGAACAGCACCCAGCCCGACGACGCTCACGCAATCGTTGATCGCATCCACCGCACACTGGCCGAAGCGCAGTCGCTCGGTATCACCGTTCCGCAGCCTGTTCTAGAGGCATTGAATGCAATCACGTTGACGTGA